In one Chionomys nivalis chromosome 13, mChiNiv1.1, whole genome shotgun sequence genomic region, the following are encoded:
- the LOC130885819 gene encoding cathepsin J-like isoform X1: MTPAVFLTILCLGVASAAPVLDPSLDDEWQEWKMKYEKSYSSLEEEAQKRAIWEENMKMIKMHNGENSLGKSGFTMEMNTFGDMTHKEYRKMMTDIPVPAAMYEESNQGGLSDLPKFKDWRREGYVTPVRDQGNCGSCWAFAAAGAIEGQMFWRTGNLTPLSVQNLLDCSKPQGNDGCNTGTAYKAFQYVLHNKGLEAEATYPYEGRDGPCRYNPENSKAYITETVILPPHEKYLLVTVASIGPVSAAIDASHDSFRFYSGGIYHEPNCSSYVTNHGVLVVGYGFEGNETDGNNYWLIKNSWGENWGINGYMKIAKDRNNHCSIASLASFPNIF, from the exons ATGACTCCAGCTGTCTTCCTGACAATCTTATGCTTGGGAGTGGCCTCAGCAGCTCCAGTGCTTGATCCCAGTTTGGATGATGAATGGCAAGAATGGAAGATGAAATATGAAAAATCATACAGTAGTCTG GAAGAAGAAGCACAGAAGAGAGCAATATGGGAAGAAAATATGAAGATGATCAAAATGCATAATGGGGAGAATAGCCTGGGGAAGAGCGGCTTCACCATGGAAATGAACACCTTTGGTGACATG ACCCataaagaatacagaaaaatgaTGACTGATATTCCAGTTCCAGCTGCCATGTATGAGGAAAGTAACCAAGGAGGTCTTAGTGATTTACCCAAATTTAAGGATTGGAGAAGGGAAGGCTATGTGACTCCTGTACGGGACCAG GGTAACTGTGGTTCTTGCTGGGCTTTTGCTGCAGCTGGTGCCATAGAAGGACAGATGTTCTGGAGAACTGGCAACCTGACCCCTCTAAGTGTGCAGAACCTATTGGACTGTTCTAAACCTCAAGGCAATGATGGCTGCAACACTGGTACTGCATACAAAGCCTTCCAGTATGTTCTCCACAATAAAGGTCTCGAGGCTGAGGCAACCTATCCATACGAGGGAAGA GACGGACCCTGCAGGTACAATCCTGAGAATTCTAAAGCTTATATCACAGAAACTGTGATCCTCCCACCACATGAAAAGTACCTACTGGTGACTGTAGCGTCTATAGGACCCGTCTCTGCTGCAATTGATGCTTCCCATGATTCTTTCAGGTTCTACAGTGGAG GCATTTATCACGAGCCAAACTGCAGCAGTTACGTAACGAATCATGGAGTTCTGGTGGTTGGCTATGGATTTGAGGGAAATGAAACAGATGGTAATAACTACTGGCTGATCAAGAACAG